In the Tachyglossus aculeatus isolate mTacAcu1 chromosome 6, mTacAcu1.pri, whole genome shotgun sequence genome, GGTTCCAGAAATACTAGCTCTTGGAAAGTCTCAGGCCTTGGTCTTCCTCTCGCCTCAAGTAGTCCATTGTCCTGCTCCGTCCAGCCATCTCCTCACCAGGGGCCTTTTAGTGGGAGGATCGGAGAGAGTGGAAGAagtttccctccccagccccaacctCCAAACACAGCCAGGGGAActtccccccggcccctcggCTGAGAAGAGCCCAAGCTGTGGAGAGGCGCCACGGATGAATGTCGCCTCCTTCTCAGGATCGGCTCCATTCTGGGCCCGCGACAACCCTCCTCGAGTCCCCCGGCAGCTTTCCGGGCTCTCTCAGTCGGGACGCTCTTTGTACAGGGGCCCGGGAACCCAGCCGAAGGCGGAGACGGCGGTCTAGAAGTCCATGAAGGATCTGCTGTTGTTACTGAAAGACATCTGGTGCCTCAGGAAGGCCTTCTTCATCTTGCCCTGGAAGGCGTTGCCCACCGCTCGGCGGAAACTGGCGCACAGAAAGAAGTAGATCACCGGGTCGAGGCAGCTGTTGAGGGCCGAGATGCAGAGCACGAGCTCGTTGGCCAGGTGCAGCGTCTGTTTCCACGGTTGGCTGGAGATGACATTCACCTGGGCCAGGATGTAGGGCACCCGGACTACGTGGTAAGGGGTGAAACACAGGATGAAGATGATCAGCACCACCAGGGTCTTGGTGATGGCCGGCCCGTTGGTCCGCCCGCTCTGGGGCTGCACCTCGCCCTGGGAGACCTGACGGAGCTTGTCGGAGATCCTGccggagaagaagaggaagaagagcaggaggacgTAGAAGATGGCCACCACCGCCATGTTCAGGGTGGCCCCCACCCGGCTTTTACTCCTGAAGTGGAAACACTTGGCGCCGCAGTCGTCGGTGACCCCTTCGAAAAAGAAGGGGATCGTGAAGAGGATCGTGGCGGCCCAGACGGAGCAGGCGGCCGAGGCGCTCCACCGCACCGTGTGGATCCTGAACTGCTGGTAGGGCCGGGTGATCTTCAGGAACCGATCCAGGCTGATGAGGGCGAGGAAGGCGATGCTGACGTACATGTTGAGGTAGAAGAAGATCccgaccaggaggcagaggggccgggGGCCCTCCCGGTTCTGGTAGGCCACCCGGAAGGGCAGGCAGAGGGACAGCAGGAGGTCGGCCACGGCCAGGTTCTTCATGTACACCGTCATGGAGTTCTTCCGAGAGACGGTGCGGCAGAAGGTCCAGAGGGCCAGGGCGTTGCTCAGCAGGCTGAGGACGAAGATAAGCGAGTACACCACCGGGAGGATCGCTTCGAGAATACTGTCCTCGATGGTGCAGTTGGACCCGCTAGGAGTCAGCATGGTGTCGGGGCTCCTTTCCGTTTCAGGTATCCTGTCGAGACACAAATAAGTAACTTCAGAGGGTGACCGCACTCCGGTagtcaccctaataataataactgtggtatttgttgagcagttactacaTACCAGGAGCAaggactaagcaatggggtagatacgagcaaagtgggttggacacttTGTGAGcacctcatggggatcacagtctcaatccccatttgacagatgagggaactgaggcccagagaagtgaagtgacttgcccaagggccctCAAGGGAGGAAGGGTTGGAGTTAGTGAGGCTGAGGAAAGTCTCTCAATATGTCAGCCATCCTGGTCTTCCCTGGGGGGAGGCAgtctcgatcaatccatcaagacCTCCGACTTCCTCAGACTCACCCTGGCAACAActgcaatgggaagcagcatggagtagtggattcagcacgggcctgggggtcagaaggtcatgggttctaatcctgactccactacttatctgctgcgtgaccttggacaagtcacttcacttcacatatttattactctatttatttatttattttacttgtacatttctatcctatttattttattttgttggtaggtttggttctgttctctgtctcccccttttagactgtgagcccactgttgggtagggactgtctctatgtgttgccaatctgtacttcccaagcgcttagtacagtgctctgcacatagtaagcgctcaataaatatgattgattgattgattgattctctgggcctcagttaccgcgtctgtcacagatggggagaagcagctgtggcttagtggaaagatcatgggctttggagtcagaggtcatgggttcgaatcccagctctgccacttgtcagctgtgtgactttgggcaagtcacttaactgggcctcaattccctcagctgtaaaatggagactaagactgtgagccccatgtgggacaacctgataaccttgtatcttccccagcgcttagaacagtgctttgcacaaagtaagcgcttaacaaataccatcattattattattaaatggggatcaagactgtgagccccatgtgggacagggatcttgtcaacccgatttgcttgtatccaccccagcccttagaacagtgagcgcttaacaaataccacaaataccacaattattattgtctagcttgtctgctgtgtgaccttaggcaagttgcattcattcaatcatccttattgagtgcttaccatgtgcagagcactgtactaagcgcttgggaaaatacaatgcaacaataaatgtcacttccctgggcctcatctgtaaaatgggggtggagactgggagccccttgtgggacggggactgtgtccaacctgatttgcttgtatccaccccagtccttagtacgatgcctggaacatagtaagcgcttaacaaatactattattattattattattattactgggggttAACCACTCCAGAAATAAGGGATGTTGGGGGAGTGCGGGGGGAGCCTAGACAGTGTCGCCTAGTGAGTtgagcacagacccaggagtcagaaggacatggattctaatcctagctctgccacttctccgctgtgtgatcttgggcaagtcacttaacttctctgtgtctcagttacctcatctgtagaatggggattgactgtgagttccaagtgggacatgaactgtgtccaacctgattagcttggtatctaccccagcgcttatttagTATAgcgtgcccgttgttgggtagggaccgtctctataggttgccgatttgaacttcccaagcgctgagtacagtgctgtgcacacagtaagctctcaataaatacgattgaatgaatgaatgaatgaatgagcaaatcccattaaaatttttaaaaatgagcaagcgtggcttagtggaaagagcacgggcttgggagtcagaggacgtgggttctaattctgcctccgccacttgtctgctgtgtgaccttgggcaagccacttctttgtgcctcagtttcctcatctggaaagtgggaattaagactgtgagccccacgtgggacaacctggttaccttgtatctaccccagcgcttagaacagtactcggcacatagtaagtgcttaacataactATACAGCTTGAAGCGGAGAGACTTCTCTCAAAAATGAAGCACGAGATGATCACGTCCACGAGAAGCATTCTTtcgattgtatttttttaatcacttactgtgtgcagagcgctctactaagcgcttgagcattgagcagcgtggcctagcggatagagcacagacctgggggatagatggtcctgagttctaatcctcactctgccatttgtctgctgtgtgaccctgggaaagtccctttgcttctctaggcctcagttacctcatctgcaaaatggggattaagactctgagctcaacgtggcccagggactgtgtccaacctgatcaactcgtacctagctcagcacttagtacagcgcctggcacgtagtaagctctgaacaaatgccatgggaaagagagagagagaaagagagtcagTTCACCTTCCTGAGACACCACAAGTAGTAGTAATTACTGAGCGCCCAGTGGCTACCAAGAAGcaaactaagtgctcgggaaagtacgacAGAAGCGTGAATTATATTGTTTGACTTTGTTATAGCTGGCGAACCACATGTGGTTAAAAATTCTGGGTCCTTGCTTGTTTTTTTAGTTCACAGACCACCACAGGAAGAGGTTTGGCCTCCTTTGCTCTCTACAAGGATCAGCAATGTTTTCAGGGATTTGCCGCCGATAACCGGCCTGCTTGCTGTGCGTGCCGCAGGATAAAAGCTATTGAAGGACTCATTGCTTAATCCATCTCTGgcatctggatcaatcaatccgttgtatttattgagcgcttactgtgtgcagggcaatgtaccaagcccttggaagagtacaacagagttggtaatcgtgttacagtgctctgcacacagtaagcgctcaataaatacgattgatgatgttccgATCAGTCAcattgaatcaatcgtatttattgagtgcttactgtgcgaggagcagtttgcagtccagaggaggagcttaAGTCTTTGAAACCCCAACTCTCTCATCTTCCCCTACCACCCCCAAAAACCAactaccttcctcctcctcctcctcctcctctcatccccGCCACCTCTTTAGTATGCATCTGCCCTTTAGAAGCCAGAGTGACGCGTGAGTTTTCAAGATGCTAAGTCTTCAATCCTTGTCAAGGGGCTTTCCCCAAAGAGAACACTGAAACAATGAGCCCGTGTGGAGTCGGAAACTACATTTTCACGAGGCGCTCTATAAAGCGGTGGGTGTGGCGTTATGAATGTAGTTACATTTGCGGGACTTTGAATACTGTAATAGGATGCAAATTAAAATGCAAAGAAAACCCCACGGAGCGTGAGGTAAAGAGAAAGAAGGTACCAGAGGAAAATGCTACATCAGTGGAAAAATTTTGCCTATGGATGACTTCGGGGTCCTGAAATCTGATCAGCAGCAAGAACAGCGGAGTGAGTCCTTACAACGATCTATgatcgttttagactgtgagcccactgttgggtagggactgtctctatatgttgccaacttgtacttcccaagcgcttagtacagtgctctgcacacagtaagcgctcaataaatacgattgattgatcccggatAATAATCAGGTCATGAATCAACTGAAAAATGCCAACATCCCAGGATCAGCTAATCTTACAGttgaaccaatcaatcgattatataTATTGCGCTCTtaactgcgtacagagcactgtactaagtgcttggaagtgtacaatataacagggttggtagaccctttccctacccacgagctcacagcctagttcCCAAAACAACTGCATGAGTTTCCAACATTATTTACTAGAGGTGTGAATAAGGCAATGCTATCGACTTTGCAGAAAGATGTCAGATTGATAGATTATTAGGaatcactctaataataataataactatggtcttAAGCTCTtagtttgtgtcaagcactggtgtaagagctggggtagatacaaggtaatcaggttgtcccacatggggctcacagtcttcatccccattttacagatgagggaactgaggtgcagagaagcgaagcgacttgcccaacctcCCTTTGGAAGATACGGAATAGGATACCGTATAATCTTTCATTACTCCACAGAGATAGAAAGAAGCtctggaagatcaatcaatcgatcgtatttattgagcgcttactgtgtgcagagcactgtactaagcgcttgggaagtacaagttggcagcatatagagacagcccctacccaacagtgggctcacagtctagaagggggagacggagaacaaaaccaaacatattaacaaaataaaataaatagaatagatatgtacaagtaaaatagagtaataaatatgtacaaacatatatacatcaatcaatcaatcgtatttattgagcgcttactgtgtgcagagcactgtactaaacgcttgggaagtacaagtaggcaacatataaaggcagATGTCCTCTCCCACCCTTTATTACCCTTACATCAGGATTTTCCAGTAGAGGGTAGTGGTAATTAGGTGGTGGGGCACTTATTCCTAGCCTCGATttgtatctcagtggaaagagcacgggctttggagtcagaggtcatgggttcaaatcctggctctgccaattagctgtgtgactttgggcaagtcacataacttctctgtgcctcagttgcctcatctgtaaaatggggattaagactgtgagccccccgtgggacaacctgatcgccttgtaacctccccagtgcttagaacagtgctttgcacatagtaagcacttaataaatgccattattattattattgttatcatggatggaaaagaagaagagaggtTGAGAcagagtgacctaatggaaagagcatgggacacgACGTCGGAAGCACTAGCtttcaatcctggctccgtgacttgcctcctgtgtgaccttgggcaagtcagttaacgtctctgtgcctcggtttcctcacctgtataatgggaatgAAATAGCTGTGGTCCATCCCTCTTCAAcggtgagctccatttgggtcagtgtccaaactgatgatcttgtacctgaaATTGTGACATTagttgagcacctattatgtgctaggcactgaactaagcgctggggtggatacaagcaaatcaagttggacacagtccctgtcccatggggggctcacagtctcaacctccattttccagatgagggaactgaggcccagccaagtgaagtgacttgtccaaggtcacacaacagacaagcggaggagctgggatcagaacccacgtcctcctgattcccaggcctgggctgtagcatCACGCcatcggctttggagtcggaggtcatgggttcaggtcccggctctgccaattgtcagctgtgtgactttgggcaagtcatttaacttctctgtgcctcagttacctcatctggaaaatggggattaagaccgggagtcccccttgggacaacctgatcaccttgtgacctccccagtgcttgtacttcccaagtgcttagtacagtgctctgcacacagtaagcactcaataaatacgattgattgattgactagaacagGTGCTTTGACACCTggctttatgttttgttttgttgtccatctcccccttctagactgtgagcccattgttgggtaggaaccgtctctatatgttgccgacttgtacttcctaagcacttaatacagtgctctgcacacagtaagtgctcaataaatacaactgaatgaatgaatgaatgcattgcacatagtaagcacttaataaatgccatcatcatcatcatccctctttgacggtgagctccatgtgggtcaaggactgacccgtatagtgagtgcttaataatagcaacaacaatagaagcagcatggctcagtggaaagagcacgggctttggagtcagaggtcacgggttcaaattccggctttgccaattgtcagctgtgtgactttgggcaagtcacttcatttctctgggcctcagttacctcatctgtaaaatggagattaagactgtgagccccccgtgggacaacctgatcaccttgtaacctccccagtgcttagaacagtgatttgcgcatagtaagtgcttaataaatgccattattattattgttattattattctacagtgctctacatacacatccagtaagtgctctgcaaatgttactgattgattggaggggctaAGCCCAAGAAGtgcttcctttaataataattgttaagcgcttgttatgtccctgacactgtactaagtgctggggtggatataagcgaagcgagttagacacaatccccgtcccgtgtggggctcagtctcaattcccattttacagaagaggtaactgaggcacagagcagtgaagtgacttgcccaaggtcacacagcagacaagtggcagagtcgggattagaacacatgaccttctaactcccaggcccatggacaGAGGTCCAcaacaccaggctgcttctcctttaatcaatcaatcaatcgtatttattgagcacttactgggtgcagagcactgtactaagcgcttgggaagtacaagatggcaacatttaAGCACCTTGCTGTTTAATTGGGAGACAATCAACAGAAACTTTTGATTATAACTGTATCTTCTTAGAAAGAAAATAACAAGAGCTAGATATACAAGGCTTAGATTTGAGTCTTGTGCTATAtccttttttttaagtggtatttgttaagcacttactatgtaccaggaactgttttaagcgctggggtagatacaagctaatcaggttggacacagtccctgttacacatggggcttTGCGTGgcgtccagtggatagagcacatgcctgggagtcagaagatcatgggttctaatcccggctctgccagttgtttgctgtgtgactgtgggcaagtcacttcacttctctgggcctcagttccctcatctgtaaaatagggatgaagactgtgagccccacctgggatagggactgtgtccaacgcaatttgcttgtatccaccccagtacttagcatagtgcgtggcacgtagtgagcccttaacaaataccattattattattattattattattaataataatccccatttgacagaagaggtaactgaggcacagagcagtgaagtgacttgcccaaggtcacacagcagacaagtggcagagtcgggattagaacacatgaccttctaactcccaggcccatggacaGAGGTCCACAACaacaggctgcttctcctttaatcaatcaatcaatcgtatttactgagcgcttactgtgtgcagagcactgtactaagcgcttgggaagtacaagatggcgacATTTAAGCACCTTGCTGTTTAATTGGGAGACAATCAACAGAAACTTTTGATTGTAACTGTATCTTAGAAAGAAAATAACAAGAGCTAGATATACAAGGCTTAGATTTGAGTCTTGTGCTATATCCTTTTTTttaagcggtatttgttaagtgcttactatgttccaagaactgttttaagcgctggggtagatacaagctaatcaggttggacacagtccctgttacacatggggcttTGCGTGgcgtccagtggatagagcacatgcctgggagtcagaagatcatgggttctaatcccggctctgccagttgtttgctgtgtgactgtgggcaagtcacttcacttctctgggcctcagttccctcatctgtaaaataggaatggagactgtgagccccacctgggatagggactgtgtccaacgcaatttgcttgtatccaccccagtacttagcatagcGCGTGGCACGTAgtgagaccttaacaaataccattattattattattaataataatattaatagtaataatatatatgctgttaataataatcattaataatcattaataatatta is a window encoding:
- the LOC119929602 gene encoding LOW QUALITY PROTEIN: probable G-protein coupled receptor 34 (The sequence of the model RefSeq protein was modified relative to this genomic sequence to represent the inferred CDS: inserted 2 bases in 1 codon), producing MTSRAPPPNWNRPRLRRPRAWRRCSRSLLKRRGDHSEGDTAGDYNCRTILYFPLLISPWSVNLYANPTPVSSSSPQRIKVFEARKRRHPNSARKICLESNIQLIKSFCFQVQATASLASQFWCFLTFINQFFLAPNLVREVKKRLADTLHDTEVLSRGGKSQLVKNVLKRVRDQEVWANSSGRNXSAARDTGSETGAVEVGTRSSVWTLTQMELTVEEGWTTAISFPLYRIPETERSPDTMLTPSGSNCTIEDSILEAILPVVYSLIFVLSLLSNALALWTFCRTVSRKNSMTVYMKNLAVADLLLSLCLPFRVAYQNREGPRPLCLLVGIFFYLNMYVSIAFLALISLDRFLKITRPYQQFRIHTVRWSASAACSVWAATILFTIPFFFEGVTDDCGAKCFHFRSKSRVGATLNMAVVAIFYVLLLFFLFFSGRISDKLRQVSQGEVQPQSGRTNGPAITKTLVVLIIFILCFTPYHVVRVPYILAQVNVISSQPWKQTLHLANELVLCISALNSCLDPVIYFFLCASFRRAVGNAFQGKMKKAFLRHQMSFSNNSRSFMDF